A window of Melospiza melodia melodia isolate bMelMel2 chromosome Z, bMelMel2.pri, whole genome shotgun sequence contains these coding sequences:
- the LOC134432470 gene encoding molybdopterin synthase catalytic subunit, protein MEENEDVPKDFIKLKSEKLSVDEVSELVVSPYCGAVSLFIGTTRNNFEGKKVIHLEYEAYTSMAETEIRKICRDVRQKWPSVKHIAVHHRLGVVPITEASVIIAVSSPHRAESLEAVMYCINTLKASVPIWKKEIYEDEYSWKENKECFWANSEK, encoded by the exons ATGGAAGAAAACGAAGATGTGCCAAAAGATTTTATCAAGCTCAAGTCTGAAAAGCTCTCTGTAGATGAAGTGTCAGAGCTGGTTGTTTCACCATACTGTGGGGCAGTGTCTCTGTTCATTG GTACTACAAGAAataattttgaaggaaaaaaagtgaTTCACTTAGAATATGAAGCATATACTTCAATGGCAGAGACTGAAATAAGGAAAATCTGCAGAGATGTTAGACAGAAATGGCCTTCAGTCAAACATATTGCAGTGCACCACAGGCTTGG TGTGGTTCCAATAACTGAAGCAAGTGTAATTATTGCAGTCTCCTCTCCGCACAGAGCAGAATCCCTTGAAGCAGTGATGTACTGCATCAATACCTTAAAAGCATCTGTTCCTATATGGAAAAAG GAGATTTATGAGGATGAATATTCTTGGAAAGAAAACAAGGAATGCTTTTGGGCAAATTCAGAAAAATAA
- the LOC134432471 gene encoding molybdopterin synthase sulfur carrier subunit-like: MRCQVSVLYFARSAELAGLRCETLSVPREITSLQLWEEIVKVHPRLALIRDQVVFAVRQEYVLLGDQLLVLQPGDEVAIIPPISGG, from the exons ATGCGCTGCCAG GTCTCGGTGCTGTATTTCGCCAGGAGCGCGGAGCTGGCGGGGCTGCGCTGCGAGACCCTCTCGGTGCCACGGGAGATCacctctctgcagctctgggaggagatCGTCAAGGTCCACCCCAG GCTTGCTCTCATCCGGGATCAAGTGGTGTTTGCTGTTCGGCAGGAGTACGTGCTTCTTGGAGaccagctcctggtcctgcagcCTGGAGACGAGGTTGCCATCATCCCACCAATTAGtggaggctga